A stretch of Oncorhynchus gorbuscha isolate QuinsamMale2020 ecotype Even-year unplaced genomic scaffold, OgorEven_v1.0 Un_scaffold_1369, whole genome shotgun sequence DNA encodes these proteins:
- the LOC124022398 gene encoding glucagon receptor-like — MNLFSSFILRAVSILIKDVLLDSLSVPLAPGADTHHQTVAGCRIAMVMMQYSVIANNYWLLVEGIYLHSLLVVTVFTERNYFGIYLFIGWGAPLIFVLPWVIVKYLYENEECWERNINMGYWWIIRLPILLAYLMNFFIFIRIIKILMSKLKAHQMRYTDYKFRLAKSTLTLIPLLGIHAILFTLVIDESVPKGSKMRLIRLFYDLLFNSFQGLLVAILYCFVNKEVQSEMLKKWKRWKLGKDIEEEYRHTYSHAPHVKSGSIVTGNLASVQDNSSDHKDSQLTPNPDYDPDPNPASTSITPNESSRLVGSCHHRTDKTKTQSSLQCPSTPHGGTNNCSTLMEDICLEERAQSYTCPEEGAESNF; from the exons ACGGTTGCCGGGTGCCGTATCGCCATGGTGATGATGCAGTACAGCGTCATCGCCAACAACTATTGGCTGCTGGTGGAAGGCATCTACCTGCACAGCCTCCTGGTCGTCACTGTGTTCACTGAGAGGAACTACTTCGGCATCTACCTGTTTATCGGCTGGG GTGCTCCTCTGATATTCGTGTTGCCGTGGGTGATAGTCAAATACCTGTACGAGAATGAAGA GTGCTGGGAGAGGAACATCAACATGGGTTACTGGTGGATTATACGTCTCCCTATCCTGTTAGCTTACCTG ATGAATTTCTTTATCTTCATCCGGATTATAAAGATCCTGATGTCGAAGCTCAAGGCCCATCAGATGAGATACACAGATTACAAGTTCAG gctgGCTAAATCCACTCTGACCCTCATCCCTCTGCTGGGTATTCACGCCATCCTCTTCACCTTAGTCATCGATGAGTCCGTCCCCAAAGGTTCCAAGATGCGTCTCATCCGCCTCTTCTACGACCTCCTCTTCAACTCCTTCCAG ggCCTACTGGTGGCCATCTTGTATTGTTTCGTCAACAAAGAG gTCCAGTCTGAGATGTTGAAAAAGTGGAAGAGGTGGAAGCTGGGTAAAGACATCGAGGAAGAGTACCGTCATACATACAGCCACGCGCCTCATGTCAAAAGCGGCAGCATCGTCACCGGCAACCTGGCCAGTGTCCAAGACAACAGCAGCGACCATAAAGACTCACAGTTGACCCCCAACCCCGACTACGACCCAGATCCTAACCCTGCCTCAACCTCCATCACCCCCAATGAGAGCAGTAGATTGGTGGGGTCCTGCCACCACAGGACGGATAAAACAAAGACTCAATCCTCCCTGCAGTGTCCCTCCACACCACATGGTGGCACTAACAATTGCAGCACTCTGATGGAGGACATTTGTCTGGAGGAGAGGGCTCAGAGTTATACATGCCCAGAGGAGGGTGCCGAAAGCAACTTCTGA